The segment AGGCGACAATGTTTGCCGCCAGCAGCAGGGATCGTAGATCGGTGCCGGTAAGTTCTACGAACAACTCGGAGTCCCCCTCTTCCACAGCACCAATGTGAGCGCTGTTAATGATGGGAGGAAAACTGAGAACCTGATCCTCAGCATCCTTGAGGAAGGGGAACAGGGGTGCATCGGCAACAATGTGGCCGTATTCTTGGCCTTTGGGATGATTCTCCAGGATCTCCCGAAGGGTCAACTGGTTCTCCATTCCCAGGGGTACAAAGGCGGTGGTATCCGGATCGGCTCCCTGGTAGTACACAGGGTAGGATATGAGTTCAGACCGGTAAATCCCCATGGCAACGGCCCGACGTTTCTGTCCGAAATTCCAGCAGAGTTTCTCCTGGGTTTGGATCAAGTCCTTGAGTCCCGCCTCGTCCACCGGCGATCCCTTAGCCGCGAAGGCTACGATGTAGGGGCGTACACTGGCGGCACTGGGTTCGACCTTTACGACCCTGGTACCGGGATCCTGGGTCTCCGTCCGGGTGGACAGGAAGGTGTAACGGTTGGGTTTCTCTCCCCGGTACACCCGGAGTAGACGTCCCAACCCTGCGGCCGACCAGAGATCCGGGCGGTTGGTATCGTTCAATTCCACCTTCATGATCCCATCTTCGTTGGTCTGCTCATCCAGCTCAGCCTTTGCCGCAGGAAAGATCTCTTCAAGTTCTTCCGGGGTATATCGTTTTCCTACATATGAGAAAAGGGCATCTTCATAAACTTCAATTTTTGGCATTTCATGCTCCTCGTTCTGGTAGTCCGGCCTTACTGCTTCCGGCGCAGCCGGACATGCTCGATGTTCGGGGTGAAAAGCTCCCGAAGGTCATTCAGCCCCAGGTGCATCAGGGCCATACGGTCAATTCCGAGTCCCCAGGCGAGAACGGGAACGTCCACACCCATGGGTTTGGTAACCTCGGGCCGGAAGATTCCCGCACCGCCGAGTTCAAACCAACCGAGAACCGGGTGTTTTATATGCACCTCTACACTCGGTTCAGTGAAGGGGAAGTATCCCGGTACGTATTTTACCTCTGTGGCCCCGGCAATTTGTTCTGCGAACATCTTCAGCAGTCCTAGAAGGTTCTTCAGATTCACATCGTCGCCTAGCACGATACCCTCTGTCTGATAGAAATCCGACAGGTGGGTCGCATCCACCTGATCGTAACGGAAACATCGCAGTACACCAAAGTATTTTCCAGGTACCTGGGCACGCTGGAGGGTTTTAGCAGACATTACCGTGCCCTGACTACGGAGAATAAGGCGTTTGGTAAATTCCCGGTCGAATCCGTACTGCCAGCCCCGGCTTCCGGTCTGGCCGCCGTTTTCATGGGCAGCCGCGACATTATCAAGGAAGGGCTGCTCAATCTCCCGAGCAGACCGCGGCTCGTTCACATAATACACATCATGGATATCTCTTGCGCTGTGAAACTGGGGCATAAAAAGGGCATCTGAGTTCCAGAACTCGGTTTCCACCAAGGGACCGTCGAATTCCTCAAACCCAAGACCCACCAGCTTATCCTTGACCCAATCAAGGTATTCACAGTAGGGATTGCGTCGACCCATGGCGATACGACCCGGAGGAAGGGAAATATTGTAGGGTCGGAAGGAACCCTTCTTCCAGGAACCGGTTTTCAGCATGGCCGTGGTCAGACCGCCTAATTCTTCTCCGGTAATCCCCGCCTTGCTGAGTGCGGCTTGAAGCTGGAGTCCGGTGGGGGTAATCTCATAAGAAACAATTTCCCGCTCTACCATTTTAAAGGGAGCTGAGGAAGCACCGCGCTTCTTTGCCAAACCATCCATGGTGGTCCGCTCCTGAGGATCAAGCTGGTCTTCCATGAGGATGCCCTGAGGAGCGGTTCCAGCCTTATCAAGAATTGCCCGGATGGGGATCAGATCCTGAGCCTTTTCCCGGGAGACATACTCGGCCTGCTTCTGGGCATTCATTTTTACCGCACCCTGTTTGGAGAGGCTCCCGAAAGCGGATCCCACATCCTTATTCTCAAGGGAAAGAGCTTGGGCGAGCTCTGGAAGCGATGCTGGCCCCTTCTGCTCCAGGTGGGTCAGAATACGCTCCAGGGGTGTCCCCTGGGAGAGATAATCCCTACCCAGGTCGGTGAGTTCAAAGTAGACCTTCGTTATCCGGTTCACCTCCCGGAGACAGTCCTTGCCTGTAAGCCAGCTGATTGCCTGGTTTGCCTGCCCGGTCTTCCATTCCAGGGCATCGACTAAATCTTGGGCATGGAATGCCTTTCCTTCCTGCGCGGCGTAAAGGGCTTTAACTTCCAGGGGATGCAAGGTTTTAATGACTGCATCTGGATTCATGACAAACTCCTATTCCTGGTATGTAGAGTCGGGTTTCCCGACCACATACCCGGGGTGTACTACAATAAATATCCGAAAGAGGTGGTATTGTAAAGCATTTCGCTCCCGGGGTCACCTGTCGAAGCAGGAGGGCTCAGCTCCGGCCTCGAATTTCCTCCATCCGGTGGTAAATCGCCCGGAGGCGGGCTCTGATAGGCTCGCTGTCTTCTTTGGGAAGAATGGCAGCCATTTCCGTCAGCAGTCCGAAGGCTCGGCCGACCTTGGGCTGCTCTTCCGCGGGAGCGGCTTGCTTCGGAGCCTGGGCTTGCTTCGGAGCCTGGGATGGCGCGGGCGGGACAGGATGGGATTGGGAGGGATGCGAACCCGCGGGATTGGGGGACACCGTTTCCGGCCTCCCCGAAGCCCTTGGGGTTGTCGGGACAGGGGAATCCCCCTGAGCCTGACTTGCCAAACTCTTGTTCACCCGGCGTAACAGGTCCTTGGTTCCGCTGGCGGCAAATTCCGCGCGGATCGATTCCGGCAGTTCATCGGTGAGCTTCAGCAGATAGTCAAACAGACCGATTTGACGCTGGGGGTCCACACCGGAACTGCGGCTTCCTCGGCGGTCCTGCCCCGCGGGCGGGGTCTTGCCCGGGAATGCGCTTGGCGGCCCAGGGGGGGATTGGGCTGAGGCGGGACGGCGATCCGGCTGGGATTCAGAAACCGGCTGCTGATCTCCCAGGGGCAGTTCTTCTCGGGATTCCTTCTCAGTATCGGTTCCCTGATTCCCTAGGGATGCGAGATCCATATCCGGCTCTGCTCCGGATTCTGCTAAATCGGGCTCTGCTTCTGCCTCAGCTTCCGTTTCTGCTTCTGCCTCAGCTTCCGTTTTTTCATCTGTCTCCGCTTCCGTCCCAGTCGGGGTCTCCAGTGCCTGGTCAGCCTCAGATGTCTGGTTGGCCGCCGAGTCCTGTTCGGGCTCAAGCTCGGGTTCCTCGTCAAAGAGGGCTGCATCCAGGGGCTCAAAATCACCTTCGGAAATCAATTCTTCCTCGGGATCGATAGCACCATCGAATTCCGGCTCGGTTTCCTCGGTAATAAAGTCATCTTCCAGATGGATTCCATCCTGCTCGGGGGGGGTGTCCCCGGGTACGGTTTGAATCTGCCCATCGTCTTCCCCGTGATGGGGGGTGAGGGCGTCATCTGAGTAGGGTTCCCGAGGGGATTCGTTAGCTGGCTGCGGGGCGTATTCCTCGGGTTCATCCCAATTCTGCCGGTGGGGTGGGTATGATTCTTGGGGCGGCTGGGTCTGTTCAGGTGCCTGGGGTTGGGGGGCAGGTGCTTGGGGCGGCTGGGGTGGCTGCTCCTGCCTCGGAGGCGTGCTCGGGGGTCGTTCGGGGGCCGGGGGAGGCGGGGTTTGAGCCTGGGGTCCGGGCTGCGCCTGGGGTGGTATGGGTGGGGTCTGGGGGGCCTGGGTCTGGGCCGGATAGGGGGCAGCAGGCGGCTGGGGGGGCTGGACCGGTTGCCGGGGTGGATATCCCGGCGGAGGAAAGGCAGGCTGGGGAGGCTCTTGGTAGCCCTCCGGTGCTGCTGAATCAGCATAGCCTCCGGACTGACCTTGGGGTGCCCGGAGATCATCTTCAGGAGAACGGCGGACAGTGGGCTCGTCTACCATATTCATAAAGGGTTCTGAGATATCGCGTTCGGGCTGCTCAGATCTTGATCCTGGGTAACCGCCGGACTGGGATCCCGGGGTGACGCCGGATCCCAGGTTTGCGTAGCCGGACTCCGGCTCAGGTTGCTCTTCATCCTGCTCGGGCTCCTCAAGGATTTCGTCTATTTCCAGTCCCTCTTCTTCAAATAAAAATTCTTCATCAATGAGAGATTGGGTGTCGCCGAAATCCAGAACAGGAACGATATCTTCGTCAATCCCCTGGGGATTGTCCATATCGAGCCCATCGCTGCTCGCCGCAGCGGCGCTGCCGAATTTGCCTAAAGCAGATAGGCTTCGGTGCCAGGCTTCGCCGTGTTCATCCTGGTATGCGGATACCGCCTCTTCATACAGTTCCAGACTCTGGTTCAGGCTGGTGAGGTCATCCGGGGTTGCCCTCTTTCCTTGGAGGCTGATAAGTTCATCCGCTGCACCCAGGGCTTCGGCCCGCATTCCAAGATTTTGGTAGGTACGGGCCATGAGGCTGAGTATCTCTGCATCCCCGGGAATTCGGGCGTTAAGACCTTCCAACTGCCCCAAGGCCTGTTCGTACTCCCGGTGGTCCAGCATGATGGATACGAGGTAGACCGCTGCGGCACGATCCTCCGGAGTCTGCTCCAGGTAGGCAGTGAGGATTTCTTTGGCACGCTGATATTCGCCGCCCTCGTTCCAGGCCATGGCTTCAGCATGGGCGGGTGCTATGGGTTTTTCATTGAGCAGGGTTTGATTTTTCGGCTTACGGCTTCCCAGCTTCCGGGCCCGGTCGAAATACTCCTGAGCCTGGGTCCGGTCATTTTCCAGAAGGGAAATAATCCCCATAAGCCTGTCCATTTCGGGGGTTTGGTTTCCATTTCGCTGAAACGAATCAAGGACAGCCTTGGCTTCAGTGATATCTCCGCGCTTCCTCAGGGCTTGGGCGTAATGGTAGGCAATTTCGGGATTTTCCGGATTCCTGTCATAGAGGGTTTGCAGATCCGCTGCCGAGCTTCCTTCACGATCGGAATGTTCGAGGAGGTGCCCGAGATTTACTGCGGCACGTTCATATTCCGGCGCGTTATCCAGGGCG is part of the Spirochaeta lutea genome and harbors:
- the pheS gene encoding phenylalanine--tRNA ligase subunit alpha translates to MNPDAVIKTLHPLEVKALYAAQEGKAFHAQDLVDALEWKTGQANQAISWLTGKDCLREVNRITKVYFELTDLGRDYLSQGTPLERILTHLEQKGPASLPELAQALSLENKDVGSAFGSLSKQGAVKMNAQKQAEYVSREKAQDLIPIRAILDKAGTAPQGILMEDQLDPQERTTMDGLAKKRGASSAPFKMVEREIVSYEITPTGLQLQAALSKAGITGEELGGLTTAMLKTGSWKKGSFRPYNISLPPGRIAMGRRNPYCEYLDWVKDKLVGLGFEEFDGPLVETEFWNSDALFMPQFHSARDIHDVYYVNEPRSAREIEQPFLDNVAAAHENGGQTGSRGWQYGFDREFTKRLILRSQGTVMSAKTLQRAQVPGKYFGVLRCFRYDQVDATHLSDFYQTEGIVLGDDVNLKNLLGLLKMFAEQIAGATEVKYVPGYFPFTEPSVEVHIKHPVLGWFELGGAGIFRPEVTKPMGVDVPVLAWGLGIDRMALMHLGLNDLRELFTPNIEHVRLRRKQ
- a CDS encoding tetratricopeptide repeat protein, producing MVKTVLEDLMTRATRAYALQDLETAEKYAKEVMAKASYAASPHILMGMVLGSRKEYKRAIGEFHRALELRPGNIEALNNLGVMYRFNGELGKAEQVLMEARENHGERADISYNLGNVYKQQKRFADAVESYSHAITLDPDLMMAYNNLGTLYEQQGDYHSALEVYNRGLDQDPNHPMILYNRGVVLQHLDSYNDAEKDFERALSLRPGWIDALNNLGIIRQHLEKYDESEQAFKEILSLDDSNVRAKNNLATTYARQGRQDEAIQLYKSALDNAPEYERAAVNLGHLLEHSDREGSSAADLQTLYDRNPENPEIAYHYAQALRKRGDITEAKAVLDSFQRNGNQTPEMDRLMGIISLLENDRTQAQEYFDRARKLGSRKPKNQTLLNEKPIAPAHAEAMAWNEGGEYQRAKEILTAYLEQTPEDRAAAVYLVSIMLDHREYEQALGQLEGLNARIPGDAEILSLMARTYQNLGMRAEALGAADELISLQGKRATPDDLTSLNQSLELYEEAVSAYQDEHGEAWHRSLSALGKFGSAAAASSDGLDMDNPQGIDEDIVPVLDFGDTQSLIDEEFLFEEEGLEIDEILEEPEQDEEQPEPESGYANLGSGVTPGSQSGGYPGSRSEQPERDISEPFMNMVDEPTVRRSPEDDLRAPQGQSGGYADSAAPEGYQEPPQPAFPPPGYPPRQPVQPPQPPAAPYPAQTQAPQTPPIPPQAQPGPQAQTPPPPAPERPPSTPPRQEQPPQPPQAPAPQPQAPEQTQPPQESYPPHRQNWDEPEEYAPQPANESPREPYSDDALTPHHGEDDGQIQTVPGDTPPEQDGIHLEDDFITEETEPEFDGAIDPEEELISEGDFEPLDAALFDEEPELEPEQDSAANQTSEADQALETPTGTEAETDEKTEAEAEAETEAEAEAEPDLAESGAEPDMDLASLGNQGTDTEKESREELPLGDQQPVSESQPDRRPASAQSPPGPPSAFPGKTPPAGQDRRGSRSSGVDPQRQIGLFDYLLKLTDELPESIRAEFAASGTKDLLRRVNKSLASQAQGDSPVPTTPRASGRPETVSPNPAGSHPSQSHPVPPAPSQAPKQAQAPKQAAPAEEQPKVGRAFGLLTEMAAILPKEDSEPIRARLRAIYHRMEEIRGRS